A genomic window from Arthrobacter globiformis includes:
- a CDS encoding TadE/TadG family type IV pilus assembly protein translates to MRRLKNTPKDSERGAAGVLVAVMMLVLIGAGALAVDVGQIYAERAQLQNGADAGAIAVAQACHATGCSQADAEAVAEALANGNSNDGQSNVSEVDLSVADQVTVRTTTQNGSNSFLSKLFARVLNAPPVSVGAFAIASAEPPSGGKGFPLAISDNCYNLSEASPTAQVQKISYKPGGTCTGPSGTQIPGGWGWLDQSSPCEAATQTGANQIGSDPGNNPPSGCAAVLDGWKSTILAGGEVKVAFPIFDDATNQGQNGQFHIIGYATFKIWGWKFGNNHDYEFRNTATDPGMNAALACAAGNNRCIIGQFVKFESIDAFGGSGGGADLGTVNIKLID, encoded by the coding sequence ATGCGGCGGCTAAAAAATACCCCAAAAGACAGTGAGCGTGGCGCCGCCGGCGTCCTAGTGGCCGTCATGATGTTGGTCCTCATCGGGGCCGGCGCCCTTGCAGTGGACGTAGGCCAGATATATGCCGAGCGGGCGCAACTCCAGAACGGCGCCGATGCAGGCGCGATTGCTGTGGCCCAGGCCTGTCATGCCACCGGGTGTAGCCAGGCGGACGCCGAAGCGGTTGCAGAAGCACTCGCGAACGGAAATTCCAACGACGGACAGTCCAACGTTTCCGAGGTTGATTTGTCTGTAGCAGACCAGGTCACCGTCAGGACCACCACTCAGAACGGCAGCAACAGCTTTCTGAGCAAGCTGTTCGCGCGCGTCCTGAACGCACCGCCGGTCTCTGTGGGGGCCTTCGCAATAGCCTCCGCGGAACCGCCCTCGGGCGGCAAAGGCTTCCCGCTGGCGATTTCAGACAATTGCTACAACCTTTCGGAGGCGAGTCCGACCGCGCAGGTCCAGAAGATTTCCTATAAGCCGGGCGGAACCTGCACCGGACCGTCGGGCACACAGATTCCTGGCGGATGGGGCTGGCTGGACCAGAGTTCGCCGTGCGAGGCAGCCACGCAAACCGGCGCTAATCAGATCGGTTCGGACCCGGGCAACAATCCCCCGTCCGGATGCGCCGCCGTCCTCGATGGCTGGAAGAGCACCATCCTGGCCGGCGGAGAGGTCAAGGTGGCCTTCCCCATCTTCGATGACGCCACAAACCAGGGACAAAACGGCCAGTTTCACATCATCGGCTATGCGACGTTCAAGATCTGGGGCTGGAAGTTCGGCAACAACCACGACTACGAATTTCGAAACACGGCAACTGATCCTGGCATGAATGCCGCCCTAGCCTGTGCGGCAGGCAACAACCGCTGCATTATCGGCCAGTTCGTCAAATTCGAGTCAATTGACGCCTTCGGCGGGTCGGGTGGAGGAGCGGATTTGGGAACCGTGAACATCAAGCTCATCGATTAG
- a CDS encoding CpaF family protein — MNLTDRFQNLRGEPKPNPEKPQPADVFKPKPAAATLGKKHDEQAAGSAASATAALEMPAVASVASEALNALKERATQTLFERLGSRLTDSTLEDEELHQFVRDELKIVVDEEQVPLSGPERQRLIRDIIDDVLGHGPIQRFLDDPSITEVMVNRYDQVYVERQGRILPTDTKFTSDDALRRVIDRIVSKVGRRIDESSPLVDARLADGSRVNAIIPPLAVNGPALTIRKFGREALTVHDLVSLGSLSPEMAELLNACVVARMNIIVSGGTGTGKTTLLNVLSGFIPPEDRIVTIEDAVELQLQQEHVIRLESRPQNIEGKGEVSIRDLVRNSLRMRPDRIVVGEVRGGECLDMLQAMNTGHDGSISTVHANSPRDAIARLETLVLMAGMDIPLRAVREQLASAVNLVVHITRMRDGSRRVTHITEVQGMEGDIVTLQDAFVFDYSAGMDANGRFLGKPVPTGVRPRFTERFAELGIEISPAVFGASLIGVAPSRGR; from the coding sequence GTGAACCTCACAGACCGGTTCCAGAACCTCCGGGGCGAACCCAAGCCCAACCCCGAGAAGCCACAGCCCGCTGACGTCTTCAAGCCAAAGCCGGCAGCCGCCACCCTTGGCAAGAAACATGACGAGCAGGCCGCAGGCTCGGCGGCGAGCGCCACTGCAGCCCTGGAGATGCCAGCCGTCGCTTCCGTTGCCAGCGAGGCCCTGAATGCCCTTAAGGAGCGGGCAACGCAGACGCTCTTTGAACGGCTGGGTTCACGGCTCACCGACTCCACGCTCGAGGACGAGGAACTCCATCAGTTTGTCCGGGATGAACTGAAAATCGTCGTAGACGAGGAGCAGGTTCCACTGTCCGGCCCCGAGAGGCAGCGGCTCATCCGGGACATCATCGACGACGTCCTGGGCCATGGTCCCATCCAGCGGTTCCTCGATGACCCCTCCATTACGGAGGTCATGGTCAACCGCTACGACCAGGTCTACGTGGAACGCCAGGGCCGCATCTTGCCCACGGACACGAAATTCACCTCGGACGACGCGCTGCGCCGGGTGATCGACCGCATCGTGTCGAAGGTGGGCCGCCGCATCGACGAATCCTCCCCACTGGTGGACGCGCGGCTCGCGGACGGCTCCCGCGTCAACGCCATCATTCCGCCGCTGGCCGTTAACGGGCCGGCACTGACCATCCGGAAGTTCGGCCGGGAGGCTCTGACAGTCCATGACCTAGTGTCCCTTGGCAGCCTATCGCCCGAGATGGCGGAGCTCCTGAACGCCTGTGTCGTGGCCCGGATGAACATCATCGTTTCCGGTGGCACCGGAACCGGAAAGACAACGCTCCTCAATGTGCTGTCGGGATTCATCCCGCCCGAGGACAGGATCGTCACCATCGAGGATGCCGTGGAACTCCAGCTCCAGCAGGAGCACGTCATCCGGCTCGAAAGCCGCCCGCAGAACATCGAGGGCAAAGGTGAGGTATCCATCCGGGACCTCGTCCGGAACTCGCTCCGCATGCGGCCGGACAGGATTGTGGTGGGTGAGGTCCGCGGCGGCGAATGCCTCGACATGCTGCAGGCGATGAACACCGGCCACGACGGTTCCATCTCCACCGTGCACGCCAATTCGCCGCGGGATGCCATTGCCAGGCTCGAGACGCTGGTGCTGATGGCAGGAATGGACATTCCGCTTCGTGCCGTGCGGGAACAGCTCGCCTCCGCCGTCAACCTGGTGGTGCACATCACCAGGATGCGCGACGGCTCTCGCCGGGTCACCCACATCACCGAGGTGCAGGGCATGGAAGGCGACATCGTCACACTCCAGGATGCCTTCGTGTTTGACTACTCGGCAGGCATGGACGCCAACGGCCGCTTTCTCGGGAAGCCGGTGCCGACGGGCGTCCGGCCACGGTTTACGGAGCGATTCGCCGAGCTCGGCATCGAGATTTCGCCGGCCGTGTTCGGAGCGTCCCTCATCGGTGTGGCGCCGTCAAGGGGGCGGTGA
- a CDS encoding Flp family type IVb pilin — protein sequence MLAFFSNAASVRRDEKGATAVEYGIMVALIAVVIIVAVTLLGGNLNSMFNDVACKVQGKTYAAAVADNPATTGVDESAAAGCR from the coding sequence ATGCTTGCTTTCTTCTCGAATGCCGCCAGTGTCCGTCGTGACGAAAAGGGCGCGACCGCCGTCGAATACGGCATCATGGTCGCCCTCATCGCCGTCGTCATCATCGTCGCCGTGACTCTCCTTGGCGGCAACCTGAATTCGATGTTCAACGATGTTGCGTGCAAGGTACAGGGCAAGACGTACGCTGCAGCAGTTGCGGACAATCCGGCAACGACCGGTGTTGATGAGTCGGCAGCCGCCGGCTGCAGGTAA
- a CDS encoding TadE/TadG family type IV pilus assembly protein, with protein sequence MKRRSSRSTRGVRAQKDRGAVAVEFALVAPILLALVAGIVEFSHAYNLQISVTQAAREAAREMAIEDDQGAAALAAAAGAPGLSTGDFQYSFSPAACADGNNMTVTITYPAATLTGLFGSSVTVTGVGAMRCGG encoded by the coding sequence GTGAAACGCAGAAGTTCACGCTCCACCAGGGGAGTCCGTGCCCAGAAAGATCGCGGCGCGGTTGCCGTCGAGTTTGCTTTGGTTGCGCCCATCCTTCTGGCGCTGGTGGCAGGCATCGTCGAGTTCTCACACGCCTACAACCTGCAGATATCGGTCACCCAGGCCGCCCGGGAAGCAGCCAGGGAAATGGCCATCGAGGACGACCAGGGCGCAGCAGCCCTCGCCGCGGCCGCCGGCGCACCCGGACTCAGCACCGGTGACTTCCAGTACTCATTCAGCCCCGCCGCCTGCGCCGATGGCAACAACATGACCGTCACCATCACATACCCCGCAGCTACCCTGACGGGGCTCTTCGGAAGTTCCGTCACCGTGACCGGAGTAGGAGCCATGCGATGCGGCGGCTAA
- the rplM gene encoding 50S ribosomal protein L13, translating into MRTYTPKPGDINRQWHVIDATDVVLGRLASQTATLLRGKHKPTFASHMDMGDFVIIINAEKVALTGAKLEQKRAYRHSGYPGGLTSVNYAELLESNPVRAVEKAIKGMLPKNSLAAQQLSKLKVYRGAEHPHAAQQPKTFEITQVAQ; encoded by the coding sequence GTGCGTACGTACACCCCGAAGCCCGGCGATATCAACCGCCAGTGGCACGTCATTGACGCCACCGACGTTGTCCTGGGTCGTCTTGCCAGCCAGACCGCAACACTGCTGCGCGGAAAGCACAAGCCGACCTTTGCGTCCCACATGGACATGGGCGACTTCGTCATCATCATCAACGCTGAAAAGGTTGCCCTCACCGGCGCCAAGCTGGAGCAGAAGCGCGCATACCGCCACTCCGGTTACCCGGGCGGCCTGACCTCCGTCAACTACGCGGAACTGCTTGAGTCCAACCCGGTCCGCGCCGTTGAGAAGGCCATCAAGGGCATGCTCCCGAAGAACTCCCTCGCTGCCCAGCAGCTGAGCAAGCTGAAGGTCTACCGTGGCGCCGAGCACCCCCACGCAGCCCAGCAGCCCAAGACTTTCGAAATCACCCAGGTCGCCCAGTAG
- the rpsI gene encoding 30S ribosomal protein S9 yields MAQNDELTTEAVEAEENLTSYTSESGAAEAAPKKERPALTVAGAAVGRRKEAVARVRVVPGSGKWTINGRELDNYFPNKLHQQDVNEPFKILDLEGAYDVIARIHGGGPSGQAGALRLGIARSLNEIDVENNRATLKKAGYLTRDARVIERKKAGLKKARKAQQYSKR; encoded by the coding sequence GTGGCTCAGAACGATGAACTGACCACCGAAGCCGTTGAGGCTGAGGAAAACCTGACCAGCTACACCTCGGAAAGCGGCGCTGCTGAAGCTGCCCCGAAGAAGGAGCGCCCGGCACTGACCGTTGCCGGCGCAGCTGTTGGCCGCCGCAAGGAAGCCGTTGCACGCGTTCGCGTTGTGCCGGGCTCCGGCAAGTGGACCATCAATGGCCGCGAGCTGGATAACTACTTCCCGAACAAGCTGCACCAGCAGGACGTCAACGAGCCCTTCAAGATCCTGGATCTCGAAGGCGCCTACGACGTCATCGCCCGCATCCACGGCGGTGGCCCCTCCGGCCAGGCCGGTGCACTGCGCCTCGGCATCGCACGTTCGCTGAACGAGATCGACGTCGAGAACAACCGCGCCACCCTGAAGAAGGCCGGCTACCTCACCCGTGACGCCCGCGTCATCGAGCGTAAGAAGGCCGGTCTCAAGAAGGCACGCAAGGCTCAGCAGTACTCCAAGCGCTAA
- a CDS encoding type II secretion system F family protein → MQPVAYAAILAVIVPVTVMTWFVFTGDRAGLRNIQANLGRVSRAKGPALSVSEKLTLASQRIMPKGYVAWLDRQLAGAGRPKDWPLARVIMVKPLLALAGAVAGYLFFVGSPSAQRFLIMVGLMALCYFTPDLLVRNRAQKRREAIRLELPVALDHMLISVQAGLGFEAAMGRAGTNGKGPMAEELIRTLQDIQVGRSRKDAYLAMAERVDVADVRSFIRAVVQADAYGVAIAGVLKAQAGDMRVKRKQRAEEHAMKMPVKMLFPLIFFILPTLFIMVLGPTVMSIISLFTR, encoded by the coding sequence ATGCAGCCTGTGGCTTATGCGGCGATCCTGGCAGTGATCGTACCTGTGACAGTCATGACGTGGTTCGTCTTCACCGGCGACCGGGCGGGGCTCCGGAACATCCAGGCAAACCTCGGACGTGTCTCCAGGGCCAAGGGGCCGGCGCTCAGCGTCAGCGAGAAGCTGACCCTGGCCAGCCAGCGCATCATGCCGAAGGGCTACGTGGCGTGGCTGGACAGGCAGCTTGCGGGCGCTGGTCGGCCCAAGGACTGGCCGTTGGCCCGGGTCATCATGGTCAAGCCGCTGCTTGCCCTCGCGGGCGCAGTCGCCGGGTACCTGTTCTTTGTTGGAAGCCCATCGGCCCAGCGGTTCCTCATCATGGTCGGGCTGATGGCCCTCTGCTATTTCACCCCTGACCTGCTGGTACGTAACCGTGCACAGAAGCGGCGGGAAGCCATCCGCCTGGAGCTGCCGGTCGCCCTGGACCACATGCTGATCTCGGTCCAGGCAGGCCTCGGGTTCGAAGCGGCGATGGGACGCGCCGGCACGAATGGCAAAGGACCGATGGCAGAGGAGCTGATCCGCACCCTCCAGGACATCCAGGTGGGCCGGTCTCGGAAAGACGCCTACCTCGCCATGGCAGAGCGGGTTGATGTGGCCGACGTCCGCAGCTTCATCCGCGCAGTGGTCCAGGCGGACGCGTACGGCGTTGCCATTGCCGGCGTGCTGAAGGCGCAGGCCGGCGACATGCGGGTCAAGCGGAAGCAGCGCGCCGAGGAGCACGCCATGAAGATGCCGGTGAAGATGCTGTTCCCGCTGATCTTCTTCATCCTGCCCACGCTGTTCATCATGGTCCTGGGGCCGACGGTGATGAGCATCATTTCGCTGTTCACTCGGTAG
- a CDS encoding Flp family type IVb pilin, whose amino-acid sequence MLAFFSNAAAKVRRDEKGATAVEYGIMVALIAVVIIVAVTLLGGNLRGTFDKTACNIKGGTYTAPTGTATAGTCSVA is encoded by the coding sequence ATGCTTGCTTTCTTCTCTAACGCTGCTGCCAAGGTCCGTCGCGACGAAAAGGGTGCCACCGCCGTTGAATACGGCATCATGGTTGCCCTTATCGCAGTCGTCATCATTGTTGCTGTCACCCTGCTCGGCGGCAATCTCCGCGGCACGTTCGACAAAACTGCCTGCAACATCAAGGGCGGCACTTACACGGCGCCGACCGGTACGGCTACAGCTGGCACCTGCTCCGTCGCGTAG
- a CDS encoding AAA family ATPase, whose amino-acid sequence MSRFVLITPDAEFERRMQLAVSGMHGSLRVFQADYLPESPQDFLRQLVGEPPEVLILGPGLPVDGSLKLASVMDLQYPEISVVLVVPETKEVVLQAMRSGVRDLLDPAADPDAIRVLLERASLAAAGRRRVLAPGASEHADHGEGGRVIAVMSPKGGVGKTTVATNLAVGLGKSAPMSVVIVDLDLQFGDIASGLMLDPEHTITDAVVGAASQDSMVLKAYLTVHPAGIYALCAPRNPIEMDRISGEQVSRLLNQLREEFHYIVVDTAPGLGEHVLATLEQATDAVWICGMDIPSIRGLRTGFQILAELGLLPEKRHVVLNMTDRRAGLTLQDIEATIGAPVDVALPRSKTLPFSTNKGVPILQDGSRDSAAQGLRQLVERFKPNWEERPHKKLHRRAVVQ is encoded by the coding sequence ATGAGCCGCTTCGTCCTCATCACGCCGGACGCCGAGTTCGAACGCCGCATGCAGCTGGCTGTGTCCGGCATGCACGGGTCGCTGCGGGTGTTCCAGGCGGACTATCTGCCCGAGAGCCCGCAGGACTTCCTCCGGCAGCTCGTCGGTGAGCCGCCGGAGGTGCTGATCCTCGGACCCGGCCTGCCCGTTGACGGCTCCCTGAAACTGGCCTCTGTCATGGATCTGCAGTACCCCGAAATCAGCGTTGTCCTGGTGGTGCCCGAAACGAAGGAAGTCGTCCTCCAGGCAATGCGTTCGGGGGTCCGCGACCTGCTGGACCCGGCCGCCGACCCCGATGCCATCCGCGTCCTGCTGGAGCGGGCCAGCCTCGCCGCCGCGGGCCGCCGTCGTGTTTTGGCTCCGGGGGCGTCCGAGCACGCCGACCACGGAGAGGGCGGACGTGTCATTGCCGTCATGTCCCCCAAAGGCGGGGTCGGCAAGACCACTGTGGCAACCAATCTCGCCGTCGGCCTTGGCAAATCCGCGCCCATGAGCGTGGTGATCGTGGACTTGGACCTGCAGTTCGGCGATATTGCCAGCGGACTCATGCTGGATCCGGAACACACCATCACCGACGCCGTGGTTGGCGCGGCCAGCCAGGACTCCATGGTCCTGAAGGCGTACCTCACCGTCCACCCCGCCGGGATCTACGCCCTCTGCGCGCCGCGGAACCCCATTGAGATGGACAGGATTTCCGGTGAACAGGTCAGCCGGCTCCTGAACCAGCTGCGCGAGGAGTTCCACTACATCGTGGTGGACACGGCACCGGGCCTGGGGGAGCACGTGCTGGCGACGCTGGAACAGGCCACGGACGCCGTGTGGATCTGCGGCATGGACATTCCCAGCATCCGGGGACTCAGGACTGGCTTCCAGATCCTGGCCGAGCTCGGACTGCTGCCGGAGAAACGGCATGTGGTGCTGAATATGACGGACCGTCGGGCAGGCCTCACACTGCAGGACATCGAGGCCACGATCGGCGCCCCCGTGGACGTTGCACTCCCCCGCTCCAAGACGCTTCCCTTCTCCACCAACAAGGGAGTGCCCATCCTCCAGGACGGCAGCCGGGACTCAGCCGCACAAGGGCTCCGCCAACTGGTGGAGCGCTTCAAACCGAACTGGGAAGAAAGACCCCACAAGAAGCTGCACAGAAGGGCGGTAGTCCAGTGA
- the glmM gene encoding phosphoglucosamine mutase, translated as MSTLFGTDGVRGLANGLLTAELALQLAQAAAVVLGHERTSEGARPRAVVARDPRASGEFIAAAVEAGLSSSGIDVYDAGVLPTPAAAYLVADLNADFGVMISASHNPAPDNGIKFFARGGQKLPDEVEDAIEAQMGKEAFRPVGGEVGRIQRFSDAEDRYIVHLLGTLPHNLNGLKVVLDCAHGAASGCSPQVFKDAGADVVVIGAEPDGLNINEGVGSTHLGPLKAAVVEHGADLGIAHDGDADRCLAVDHEGNEVDGDQIMAILAVALKKAGKLTDNVLVATVMSNLGLKIALRDAGIAIRETGVGDRYVLEQMRDGGYNLGGEQSGHVILADYATTGDGVLTGLQLAAQVALTGRPLKELATIMTKLPQVLINVKDVDRSRVSGDGTLAAAVRAAEAELGDTGRVLLRPSGTEPVVRVMVEAGDQQTAQVIAERLAQVVKTQLALQLVD; from the coding sequence ATGTCTACATTATTTGGAACAGACGGTGTCCGGGGCCTGGCGAATGGCCTGCTGACTGCCGAGCTCGCATTGCAGCTGGCCCAGGCCGCCGCCGTCGTGCTTGGCCATGAACGCACCAGCGAAGGTGCACGCCCGCGTGCCGTCGTGGCGAGGGATCCCCGCGCAAGCGGTGAGTTCATCGCGGCGGCCGTGGAAGCCGGGCTCTCCAGCTCCGGCATCGACGTCTACGACGCCGGCGTCCTGCCCACTCCCGCAGCCGCCTACCTCGTGGCAGACCTGAACGCCGACTTCGGCGTCATGATCTCCGCCTCGCACAACCCGGCTCCCGACAACGGGATCAAGTTCTTCGCCCGCGGCGGCCAGAAGCTCCCCGACGAGGTGGAAGACGCCATCGAGGCCCAAATGGGCAAGGAAGCCTTCCGCCCGGTGGGCGGCGAGGTGGGCCGCATCCAGCGATTCTCCGACGCCGAGGACCGCTACATCGTCCACCTCCTGGGAACCCTCCCGCACAACCTCAACGGCCTAAAGGTGGTCCTCGACTGCGCGCACGGTGCCGCCAGCGGCTGTTCCCCCCAGGTCTTCAAGGACGCCGGCGCTGACGTCGTCGTCATTGGCGCCGAACCGGACGGCCTGAACATCAACGAAGGTGTGGGCTCCACGCACCTCGGCCCGCTCAAGGCGGCCGTGGTGGAGCACGGCGCCGACCTCGGCATCGCCCACGACGGCGACGCCGACCGCTGCCTGGCCGTGGACCACGAAGGCAACGAGGTGGACGGCGACCAGATCATGGCCATCCTCGCCGTCGCCCTGAAGAAGGCCGGCAAGCTTACGGACAACGTCCTTGTGGCCACCGTGATGAGCAACCTCGGCCTCAAGATCGCGCTCCGCGACGCGGGCATCGCCATCCGCGAGACGGGCGTGGGGGACCGCTACGTGCTGGAGCAAATGCGCGACGGCGGCTACAACCTGGGTGGCGAACAATCCGGCCACGTGATCCTCGCCGACTACGCCACCACCGGCGACGGCGTGCTGACTGGCCTGCAGCTGGCGGCACAGGTGGCCCTGACGGGCCGTCCGCTCAAAGAGCTCGCCACGATCATGACCAAGCTCCCCCAGGTCCTCATCAACGTGAAGGACGTGGACCGGAGCCGCGTCAGCGGTGACGGGACGCTGGCTGCAGCCGTCAGGGCCGCCGAAGCCGAACTGGGCGACACCGGCCGAGTGCTCCTGCGCCCCTCCGGCACTGAGCCCGTTGTGCGCGTCATGGTGGAGGCCGGCGACCAGCAGACCGCCCAGGTCATTGCCGAACGCCTCGCCCAGGTTGTGAAGACCCAGCTGGCACTGCAACTCGTCGACTGA
- a CDS encoding Flp family type IVb pilin, producing the protein MTTLMVSVLAFVSGIKDRLNSEKGATATEYSLLVAFIAFIIVAGVTTFGNGLSAWFAELGGHVAAWAN; encoded by the coding sequence ATGACTACTCTTATGGTCTCCGTTCTTGCCTTCGTGTCCGGAATCAAGGACCGGCTGAATTCCGAGAAAGGCGCCACCGCCACCGAGTATTCACTGCTCGTGGCCTTCATCGCGTTCATCATCGTTGCCGGCGTCACGACGTTCGGCAACGGCCTCAGCGCTTGGTTCGCGGAGCTCGGCGGACACGTCGCAGCCTGGGCCAACTAG
- the cpaB gene encoding Flp pilus assembly protein CpaB → MKARLVGGIAALLVAIIGTVLLVNYVQNADKRALADTETESVYVVEKTISAGTGIGKAAGAVVRKEVPKLAVAAGAVTDLNQVGQKVAAVDLMPGEQLLTTRMVDADSILGPARVPVPAGMQEITLKLPIERVVGGTLAAGDTVGVFLSVEDTAAKSGGTQLTFHKVLVTAAQFSNGSTAKSQEAAAEEDSAKGSLNSKKSASSDDTYLITLARSSADAERIVFATEFGSVYLSKEPATAVEGTSGVVNTGRLFR, encoded by the coding sequence GTGAAAGCTCGTTTAGTGGGAGGTATTGCCGCGCTCTTGGTGGCAATTATCGGGACAGTTCTTTTGGTCAATTACGTACAGAATGCGGATAAGCGTGCCTTGGCGGACACTGAAACCGAATCCGTCTATGTGGTGGAGAAGACCATCTCGGCCGGCACCGGAATCGGTAAGGCTGCCGGCGCCGTCGTTCGTAAAGAAGTACCGAAACTGGCTGTGGCCGCAGGCGCCGTGACCGACCTTAACCAGGTTGGCCAGAAGGTCGCCGCCGTGGACCTGATGCCGGGCGAGCAGCTCCTCACAACCCGCATGGTGGACGCCGATTCCATCCTCGGGCCGGCCCGAGTACCGGTTCCCGCGGGCATGCAGGAGATCACACTGAAGCTTCCCATCGAGCGAGTGGTTGGCGGCACGCTGGCAGCAGGCGACACCGTTGGTGTCTTCCTGTCCGTGGAGGACACCGCTGCAAAGTCCGGCGGAACCCAACTGACCTTTCACAAGGTCCTGGTCACGGCGGCCCAGTTCAGCAACGGCAGCACTGCCAAGTCCCAGGAAGCCGCCGCCGAGGAGGATTCAGCGAAGGGTTCCCTCAACTCGAAGAAGTCCGCTTCGTCAGATGACACCTACCTCATCACTCTCGCCCGAAGCTCGGCCGACGCTGAGCGGATCGTTTTCGCCACCGAGTTCGGCAGCGTTTACCTTTCCAAGGAGCCGGCGACCGCTGTGGAGGGTACATCCGGCGTAGTGAACACCGGAAGGCTGTTCCGATGA
- a CDS encoding type II secretion system F family protein, whose protein sequence is MTVQGDSGVFVVALVLLYLAIFLVFGVALRPNSGLPMSRRRPDVPVQASSLTRLTDQAVGALNKGLKKRGTGLLTQERLDECGLKKEPGDYLIMSGVITLTAGVVGFILGGVFAAVLLTLLTPLGLHLLLNALAARRRRQFDQQVPDTLQMFSGGLRAGHSLLRAVDAAGQESQPPMSEELGRIVNETRIGRDLGESLADVARRTRSEDFLSISQAIEIHREVGGDIAEVLDHLGDTVRDRNQVRGQIRALSAEGRMSAIVLMALPIVMFVGLTTFNDLYSRVFTATLPGYLMIAAAVVLLTAGGFWLSRIIKPKF, encoded by the coding sequence GTGACAGTGCAAGGCGACTCCGGCGTTTTCGTGGTGGCACTAGTCCTCCTGTACCTCGCCATCTTCCTGGTCTTCGGGGTAGCCCTCAGGCCAAATTCTGGCCTTCCAATGTCCCGCCGCAGGCCTGATGTCCCAGTCCAGGCCTCTTCGCTGACCCGGCTGACTGACCAAGCCGTGGGCGCGTTGAACAAGGGCCTCAAAAAGCGCGGAACGGGCCTGCTTACCCAGGAACGGCTGGATGAATGCGGGCTGAAGAAGGAACCTGGCGATTATCTGATCATGTCGGGGGTGATCACCCTGACGGCCGGGGTCGTCGGCTTTATCCTTGGCGGCGTTTTCGCCGCTGTCCTCCTGACTCTGCTGACCCCGCTGGGACTGCACCTGCTGCTGAACGCCCTGGCAGCGCGCCGTCGTCGGCAGTTTGACCAGCAGGTGCCGGACACGCTGCAGATGTTCTCCGGCGGTCTGCGGGCTGGCCACAGCCTGCTGCGGGCGGTGGATGCGGCCGGGCAGGAAAGCCAGCCGCCGATGTCCGAGGAGCTGGGCCGGATTGTCAACGAAACCAGGATCGGCCGGGACCTCGGCGAGTCCCTGGCGGACGTGGCCAGGCGCACCCGGAGCGAGGATTTCCTCTCCATTTCGCAGGCCATCGAGATCCACCGGGAGGTGGGCGGTGACATCGCGGAGGTGCTGGACCACCTGGGTGACACTGTCCGCGACCGCAACCAGGTGCGGGGCCAGATCCGGGCGCTGAGCGCTGAAGGCCGGATGTCGGCGATCGTGCTCATGGCTCTCCCGATCGTGATGTTCGTTGGCCTCACAACGTTCAACGACCTCTACTCCCGGGTCTTCACCGCCACCCTGCCTGGCTACCTCATGATCGCCGCGGCAGTCGTCCTGCTCACCGCGGGCGGCTTCTGGCTCAGCCGGATCATCAAACCAAAGTTCTAG
- a CDS encoding prepilin peptidase yields the protein MSSAGIAASAGPLFAVAIGLLGILLSPLAEFLIARTLPRLGGLPGARTRITTAALTGLLCGALALRLGMEWSLPAFLLLAVLGVQLARIDLAHHLLPNPLVLTLLVAGLALLFLGSSAAAEWDELLRAAAGAAALFVTFLILALISPNGIGMGDVKLAAPVGLYLGYLGWSQLFYGGALGFVLGGILSVVLIRLKRANLSSEVAFGPSMLAAALGTVLLAS from the coding sequence GTGTCGTCAGCAGGTATCGCCGCCAGTGCCGGGCCGCTCTTTGCCGTGGCCATTGGACTCCTTGGCATTCTACTGAGCCCGCTTGCTGAATTCCTCATCGCCCGCACCCTCCCTCGCCTGGGTGGATTGCCGGGTGCACGGACAAGAATTACGACGGCGGCACTCACCGGATTGCTGTGCGGCGCCCTTGCGCTGAGGTTGGGGATGGAGTGGTCACTGCCGGCTTTTCTACTGCTGGCTGTCCTCGGCGTGCAGCTGGCCCGCATTGACCTGGCTCACCATTTGCTGCCGAATCCCCTCGTGCTAACGCTGCTGGTGGCCGGTCTCGCGCTCCTCTTTCTGGGCAGCTCCGCCGCGGCAGAGTGGGACGAACTGCTTCGCGCGGCGGCAGGGGCCGCCGCTTTGTTCGTCACTTTCCTGATTTTGGCCCTGATTTCGCCAAACGGTATCGGCATGGGGGACGTCAAGCTTGCCGCCCCGGTGGGCCTTTACTTGGGCTACTTGGGGTGGAGCCAGCTGTTCTACGGCGGAGCACTCGGCTTCGTCCTGGGCGGGATTTTATCCGTCGTTTTGATTAGGCTAAAACGCGCCAATTTGAGCTCGGAAGTCGCATTTGGACCGTCGATGCTGGCTGCTGCCTTAGGCACTGTTTTATTGGCATCGTAA